The Planctomycetaceae bacterium genome contains the following window.
GCCAGTTCCCGATACAGCGGACCGACCTCTTCCGCGTTCCATTGAATCACGTGCGGCAGCAGCAGTCCCACGGCATATCCGTGAGTGGTCTCAAAGTGAGCCGACAGCGGATTGGCTGCGGCATGGGTGGCTCCCAGCATGCTGTTTTCAATGGCCGCTCCCGCCAGGTGAGCACCCAGTTGCATCCGGCCCCGGGCGTCGATGTTTTCCGGTTCCTGCAGCACGACGGGAAACGCGCGGCTGAGCAGTGACCAGGCGTCCCGCGCGAACATCTGGGACACGAAGTTGCGTTTGGTGGTGACGTAACTTTCGATCGCGTGAGTCATCGCGTCGATGCCCGTTGCCGCCGCGACGGCTCGCGGCATTGTGACGGTCAGTTCCGGATCCAGGATCGCAACGCGGCACGCGGCCTTCGGATCGCCGCACGCCATTTTCATGTGAGTCTTCGCGTCGGCGATCACCGCGAACGACTGCGCTTCGCTGCCGGTTCCCGATGTCGTCGGAACAGCGATCATCGGCAGCATCGTCCGGGACGCTCTTCCGACGCCGCGATAATCTCGCATCTGCCCGCCGTTGCTCAGCAGGAAATTGGCTCCCTTGGCGCAATCCATGCTGCTGCCGCCGCCCAGCCCGACGATGGTGTCGATGTTCAGCGACCGGGCGAATTCGACGCAGCGGTCCACGTGTTCCGTCGTCGGATTCGGCGCCACCTGGTCGAAGACAAACACCTGC
Protein-coding sequences here:
- a CDS encoding iron-containing alcohol dehydrogenase, whose amino-acid sequence is MAAAFDYQPRTRVVYGGGAFARLGSVASELSAKRILLVTDSGLKNAGHLDHAVENLTSAGLQVFVFDQVAPNPTTEHVDRCVEFARSLNIDTIVGLGGGSSMDCAKGANFLLSNGGQMRDYRGVGRASRTMLPMIAVPTTSGTGSEAQSFAVIADAKTHMKMACGDPKAACRVAILDPELTVTMPRAVAAATGIDAMTHAIESYVTTKRNFVSQMFARDAWSLLSRAFPVVLQEPENIDARGRMQLGAHLAGAAIENSMLGATHAAANPLSAHFETTHGYAVGLLLPHVIQWNAEEVGPLYRELAIAAGWSDAGDSVDDAVESLQSGFTELVRLAGAPTTLTQAVKPKISDEMLLTLSEEAAQQWTGTFNPRTMNPTGYVQIYRNAM